A DNA window from Streptomyces parvus contains the following coding sequences:
- a CDS encoding Rne/Rng family ribonuclease: MPQPNEPGTTGNNEENTPGDKLPPRRRRRAASRPAGPPGGPVSAAEDVTPAPPAEASAAPATDDTPGETVAETAPPARARRRAVRKATAPAGAPAPVEAETAGPAPVTEPPAQPAADEEPAAPAPRARRRAVRKATAPAGAPQSAEAPAPVVETPAEPAPEPAAEEETEVAVESPDEVPAPRRRRASRKATSPAGAPQSAEAPVVVEPAAEAAVAEPAQAAEPAQAAEPAQAAEPAAAEPAAPRGRTRRRASAPAGAPQAATPVAEPVTQPEPAVAEPAAPEATEEAPAPRSRRRASRKASAPAGAPQVTETAESVEEPVETGESLPAAVAEGLAAEADEVEEAAPRGRQRRRATAAGRPEFTAKTEEPTRKGRRATRPAVAVFQAPVFAEPMFQTPETAAAAAAAAGSTSPYEEVDEAEEQQTAEAEQSAAPAEAAPQGGSRRRRRRRGEAEATEQAAEPAAPAQAPAEHEEPADEAPEAETDEHEGEDTDEYGDRPSRRRRRGGRRRRRGEANDMDDEQTTEDAPAPARAEEPRSEDEHDGGRGQDQEAAEEGDEDDDSSASGSSSSSRRRRRRRRRSGDAAVDADNGPDDPERTVVKVREPRKKEEREPGTGFDEVQSIKGSTRMEAKKQRRREGREQGRRRVPIITEAEFLARREAVERVMVVRQNGERTQIGVLEDNVLVEHYVNKEQATSYVGNVYLGKVQNVLPSMEAAFVDIGKGRNAVLYAGEVNFEALGMAHGPRRIETALKSGQSVLVQVTKDPIGHKGARLTSQVSLPGRYLVYVPEGSMTGISRKLPDTERSRLKTILKKIVPEDAGVIVRTAAEGASEDELRRDVERLHQQWEDIQKKAKGTSGSNAPTLLYGEPDMTVRVVRDIFNEDFSKVIVSGDDAWETIYGYVSHVAPDLTDRLSRWTSEVDVFATYRIDEQLMKALDRKVYLPSGGSLVIDKTEAMVVVDVNTGKFTGQGGNLEETVTRNNLEAAEEIVRQLRLRDLGGIVVVDFIDMVLESNRDLVLRRLLECLGRDRTKHQVAEVTSLGLVQMTRKRVGQGLLESFSETCVHCNGRGVIVHMEQPASVGGGGGKKSKKRGRGGAGQDHDHDHEHGSDDHVSAEPVETETEAELAAEVAAPVAVEPAVREDDEFYSSPAEAEAAASRRGRRRASRKASAPAGTPKAEAAAEAPVAETRPEPVLDTPAETPVAEAAETPEAPAESAPQGRTRRRATRKATAPAGAPKQAEAAEPAQPAEPSTDPVAVEDPVVEAPAAETPAPAEQAPGAEAPVAAPPRARRRVTRKVTAPAGSPTGSDDAEIVVVASAPEAKASEAKETDTEASEAKAPEPEDRSAEAAADSEPAEAAPAKKTARKAAAKKAPAKKAAAKKTVAKKTAAKKTTAKTAAKKATKKTVAAEQSSPSVTVNAPSAEGESSAS, translated from the coding sequence ATGCCTCAGCCGAACGAACCCGGCACGACCGGGAACAACGAAGAGAACACCCCCGGGGACAAGCTGCCGCCGCGCCGCAGGCGCCGCGCCGCCTCCCGCCCCGCCGGCCCGCCCGGCGGCCCCGTGAGCGCCGCCGAGGACGTCACGCCGGCCCCGCCGGCCGAGGCGTCCGCCGCCCCGGCCACGGACGACACGCCCGGCGAGACGGTCGCCGAGACCGCCCCGCCCGCCCGTGCGCGCCGCCGCGCCGTGCGCAAGGCCACCGCGCCCGCCGGGGCCCCCGCGCCGGTGGAGGCGGAGACCGCCGGGCCCGCCCCGGTCACCGAGCCCCCCGCGCAGCCCGCCGCCGACGAGGAGCCCGCCGCACCGGCGCCGCGCGCCCGCCGTCGCGCGGTCCGCAAGGCGACGGCCCCGGCCGGTGCGCCGCAGTCCGCCGAGGCCCCCGCCCCGGTCGTCGAGACCCCGGCCGAGCCCGCCCCGGAACCCGCGGCCGAGGAAGAGACCGAGGTCGCCGTGGAGAGCCCCGACGAGGTCCCGGCGCCCCGCCGCCGTCGCGCCTCCCGCAAGGCCACTTCGCCCGCCGGCGCCCCGCAGTCCGCTGAGGCCCCCGTGGTCGTCGAGCCCGCAGCCGAAGCCGCTGTCGCCGAGCCCGCCCAGGCCGCCGAGCCCGCCCAGGCCGCCGAGCCCGCCCAGGCCGCCGAGCCCGCTGCCGCGGAGCCCGCCGCCCCGCGTGGCCGTACCCGCCGTCGCGCCTCCGCCCCGGCCGGTGCGCCGCAGGCCGCCACGCCCGTCGCCGAGCCGGTGACCCAGCCGGAGCCGGCCGTGGCCGAGCCCGCCGCCCCCGAGGCCACGGAGGAGGCGCCCGCCCCGCGCAGCCGCCGCCGTGCGTCCCGCAAGGCGTCCGCGCCCGCCGGCGCCCCGCAGGTCACCGAGACCGCCGAGAGCGTGGAGGAGCCCGTCGAGACCGGCGAGAGCCTGCCCGCCGCCGTAGCCGAGGGGCTCGCCGCCGAGGCGGACGAGGTCGAGGAGGCAGCCCCGCGCGGACGCCAGCGCCGCCGCGCCACCGCCGCCGGCCGCCCCGAGTTCACGGCCAAGACCGAGGAGCCGACCCGCAAGGGCCGCCGCGCGACGCGCCCCGCCGTCGCCGTCTTCCAGGCCCCGGTCTTCGCCGAGCCGATGTTCCAGACCCCCGAGACCGCGGCAGCCGCCGCGGCGGCTGCCGGTTCCACCTCGCCCTACGAAGAGGTGGACGAGGCCGAGGAGCAGCAGACCGCCGAGGCCGAGCAGAGCGCCGCGCCCGCCGAGGCCGCGCCGCAGGGTGGTTCGCGTCGTCGTCGCCGCCGCCGTGGCGAGGCGGAGGCGACCGAGCAGGCCGCCGAGCCCGCCGCCCCGGCCCAGGCGCCCGCCGAGCACGAGGAGCCCGCCGACGAGGCCCCCGAGGCCGAGACGGACGAGCACGAGGGCGAGGACACCGACGAGTACGGCGACCGTCCCTCGCGCCGTCGTCGCCGTGGTGGCCGTCGCCGCCGTCGTGGCGAGGCCAACGACATGGACGACGAGCAGACCACCGAGGACGCGCCCGCGCCCGCCCGCGCCGAGGAGCCCCGCTCCGAGGACGAGCACGACGGTGGCCGCGGCCAGGACCAGGAGGCCGCCGAGGAGGGCGACGAGGACGACGACTCCTCGGCCTCCGGTTCGAGCAGCAGCTCCCGCCGCCGCCGCCGTCGCCGTCGCCGCAGCGGTGACGCCGCAGTCGACGCCGACAACGGCCCCGACGACCCGGAGCGTACGGTCGTCAAGGTCCGCGAGCCGCGCAAGAAGGAGGAGCGCGAGCCGGGCACCGGCTTCGACGAGGTCCAGTCCATCAAGGGTTCGACCCGGATGGAGGCCAAGAAGCAGCGCCGCCGCGAGGGCCGCGAGCAGGGCCGCCGCCGGGTCCCGATCATCACCGAGGCGGAGTTCCTCGCCCGCCGCGAGGCTGTCGAGCGCGTGATGGTCGTCCGCCAGAACGGCGAGCGCACCCAGATCGGCGTCCTCGAGGACAACGTGCTCGTCGAGCACTACGTCAACAAGGAGCAGGCCACCAGCTACGTCGGCAACGTCTACCTGGGCAAGGTCCAGAACGTGCTGCCGTCCATGGAGGCCGCCTTCGTCGACATCGGCAAGGGCCGCAACGCCGTCCTGTACGCCGGTGAGGTCAACTTCGAGGCGCTCGGCATGGCCCACGGGCCGCGCCGCATCGAGACCGCGCTCAAGTCCGGCCAGTCGGTCCTGGTCCAGGTGACCAAGGACCCGATCGGCCACAAGGGCGCCCGTCTGACGAGCCAGGTCTCCCTGCCCGGCCGCTACCTGGTCTACGTGCCCGAGGGCTCGATGACCGGGATCAGCCGCAAGCTGCCCGACACCGAGCGCTCCCGCCTCAAGACCATCCTCAAGAAGATCGTCCCCGAGGACGCGGGCGTCATCGTGCGCACCGCCGCCGAGGGCGCGAGCGAGGACGAGCTGCGCCGTGACGTCGAGCGGCTCCACCAGCAGTGGGAGGACATCCAGAAGAAGGCGAAGGGCACCAGCGGCTCCAACGCGCCGACGCTGCTCTACGGCGAGCCGGACATGACCGTCCGGGTCGTCCGCGACATCTTCAACGAGGACTTCTCCAAGGTCATCGTCAGCGGCGACGACGCGTGGGAGACCATTTACGGGTACGTCTCGCACGTCGCCCCCGACCTCACCGACCGACTCTCCCGCTGGACCTCCGAGGTCGACGTCTTCGCGACGTACCGCATCGACGAGCAGCTGATGAAGGCGCTGGACCGCAAGGTCTACCTGCCCAGCGGCGGTTCGCTGGTGATCGACAAGACCGAGGCGATGGTCGTCGTCGACGTCAACACCGGCAAGTTCACCGGCCAGGGCGGCAACCTGGAGGAGACCGTCACCAGGAACAACCTGGAGGCGGCCGAGGAGATCGTGCGCCAGCTGCGGCTGCGCGACCTCGGCGGCATCGTCGTCGTCGACTTCATCGACATGGTGCTGGAGTCCAACCGGGACCTCGTGCTGCGACGCCTCCTGGAGTGCCTGGGCCGCGACCGCACCAAGCACCAGGTCGCCGAGGTCACCTCGCTGGGCCTGGTCCAGATGACCCGCAAGCGGGTGGGCCAGGGTCTGCTGGAGTCCTTCTCCGAGACCTGTGTCCACTGCAACGGCCGCGGTGTCATCGTCCACATGGAGCAGCCGGCGTCCGTCGGCGGTGGTGGCGGCAAGAAGTCCAAGAAGCGCGGCCGCGGCGGCGCGGGCCAGGACCACGACCACGACCACGAGCACGGCTCCGACGACCACGTGTCCGCCGAGCCCGTGGAGACGGAGACCGAGGCCGAGCTGGCCGCAGAGGTCGCCGCCCCGGTGGCCGTGGAGCCCGCGGTCAGGGAGGACGACGAGTTCTACAGCAGCCCCGCCGAGGCCGAGGCGGCCGCCTCGCGCCGTGGCCGCCGCAGGGCCTCCCGCAAGGCGTCGGCCCCGGCCGGCACCCCGAAGGCCGAGGCAGCCGCCGAGGCGCCCGTCGCCGAGACCCGGCCCGAGCCGGTCCTCGACACGCCCGCCGAGACCCCGGTCGCGGAGGCTGCTGAGACCCCTGAGGCTCCGGCCGAGTCCGCGCCCCAGGGCCGTACGCGCCGTCGGGCCACCCGGAAGGCCACCGCCCCGGCGGGTGCGCCGAAGCAGGCCGAAGCGGCGGAGCCGGCGCAGCCGGCCGAGCCCAGCACGGACCCGGTCGCGGTCGAGGACCCGGTCGTCGAGGCGCCCGCCGCCGAGACCCCGGCCCCGGCGGAGCAGGCCCCCGGGGCCGAGGCCCCCGTGGCCGCCCCGCCGCGTGCCCGCCGCCGCGTGACCCGTAAGGTCACCGCTCCGGCCGGCTCGCCCACCGGGTCGGACGACGCGGAGATCGTCGTGGTCGCTTCGGCGCCCGAGGCGAAGGCGTCCGAGGCGAAGGAGACCGACACGGAGGCGTCCGAGGCGAAGGCCCCGGAGCCCGAGGACCGGTCGGCCGAGGCAGCCGCGGATTCCGAGCCCGCTGAAGCCGCCCCGGCGAAGAAGACGGCCCGCAAGGCCGCCGCCAAGAAGGCCCCGGCGAAGAAGGCGGCGGCCAAGAAGACCGTCGCGAAGAAGACCGCCGCGAAGAAGACGACGGCGAAGACGGCCGCGAAGAAGGCGACGAAGAAGACCGTCGCCGCCGAGCAGTCGTCGCCGTCCGTGACGGTCAACGCGCCCTCGGCGGAGGGCGAGTCGTCGGCGAGCTGA
- a CDS encoding TIGR03936 family radical SAM-associated protein: protein MQRIRLRYTKRGRLRFTSHRDFQRAFERALRRSEVPMAYSAGFTPHPKVSYANAAPTGTGSEAEFLEIALTEARDPEVLRGLLDASMPAGLDIVDAVEARTPGLAERLTASVWEMRLDGVGPEDVRTAVAAFNDAETVEVQRKAKNGIRTFDARAAVADLRVVDAPADRPGEQPCAILRLVVRHVTPAVRPDDVLSGLRAVADLAPPVPAAVTRLAQGLFDEESGTVTDPLAPDREAAPTAYPAVAGAAVATAPEGAGSA, encoded by the coding sequence GTGCAGCGCATCCGCCTGCGCTACACCAAGCGCGGCCGCCTCCGGTTCACCAGTCACCGAGACTTCCAGCGGGCCTTCGAGCGGGCACTGCGCCGCTCCGAGGTGCCGATGGCGTACTCGGCGGGCTTCACGCCCCACCCCAAGGTCTCCTACGCCAATGCCGCACCCACCGGCACGGGCAGCGAGGCGGAGTTCCTGGAGATCGCCCTCACCGAGGCGCGGGACCCCGAGGTCCTGCGCGGACTGCTCGACGCGTCCATGCCGGCCGGCCTCGACATCGTCGACGCGGTCGAGGCCCGCACCCCGGGCCTGGCCGAACGGCTCACCGCCTCCGTCTGGGAGATGCGCCTGGACGGCGTCGGCCCCGAGGACGTCCGGACGGCCGTGGCAGCGTTCAACGACGCCGAGACCGTCGAGGTCCAGCGCAAGGCCAAGAACGGCATCCGGACGTTCGACGCCCGCGCCGCCGTCGCCGACCTGCGGGTCGTCGACGCTCCGGCCGATAGGCCGGGTGAGCAGCCTTGTGCGATACTGCGCCTGGTTGTTCGGCACGTGACACCTGCCGTGCGACCCGACGACGTCCTGTCCGGTCTCCGAGCTGTGGCCGACCTGGCGCCGCCGGTCCCCGCAGCGGTGACCAGGCTGGCGCAGGGGCTCTTCGACGAGGAGTCCGGCACGGTGACCGACCCTCTCGCGCCCGACCGCGAGGCCGCCCCGACCGCATATCCCGCGGTCGCCGGGGCAGCCGTCGCGACGGCGCCGGAAGGCGCAGGTTCCGCGTAA
- a CDS encoding TIGR03960 family B12-binding radical SAM protein — MSAASVFPQLEALLPHVQKPIQYVGGELNSTVKDWDSCDVRWTLMYPDAYEVGLPNQGVMILYEVLNEREGVLAERTYSVWPDLEELMREHDVPQFTVDSHRPVGAFDVFGLSFSTELGYTNMLTALDLAGIPLESKDRTVDHPIVLAGGHAAFNPEPIADFIDCAVVGDGEQAVLEITEIIRAWKAEGRPGGRDEVLFRLSKTGGVYVPRFYDVEYLPDGRIGRVVPNRSGVPWRVSKHTVMDLDEWPYPKQPLVPLAETVHERMSVEIFRGCTRGCRFCQAGMITRPVRERSITGIGEMVDKGLKATGFEEVGLLSLSSADHSEIGDIAKGLADRYTDDKIGLSLPSTRVDAFNVDLANELTRNGRRSGLTFAPEGGSERMRKVINKMVSEEDLIRTVATAYGNGWRQVKLYFMCGLPTETDEDVLQIGDMAVNVIAKGREVSGQNDIRCTVSIGGFVPKPHTPFQWAPQLSAEDTDARLKKLRDKIRGDKKYGRSIGFRYHDGKPGIVEGLLSRGDRRVGSVIRAVYESGGRFDGWREHFSYDLWMNCAEKTLPEFGVDVDWYTTRERTYEEVLPWDHLDSGLDKDWLWEDWQDALDETEVEDCRWTPCFDCGVCPQLDLDIQIGPTGKKLLPLSVVNK, encoded by the coding sequence ATGTCTGCCGCATCGGTCTTCCCACAGCTCGAAGCTCTGCTCCCGCATGTGCAGAAGCCCATCCAGTACGTCGGCGGTGAGCTGAACTCCACCGTCAAGGACTGGGACAGCTGTGACGTCCGCTGGACCCTGATGTACCCCGACGCCTACGAGGTCGGGCTCCCCAACCAGGGCGTCATGATCCTCTACGAGGTACTGAACGAGCGCGAGGGCGTCCTCGCCGAGCGCACGTACAGCGTCTGGCCGGACCTCGAAGAGCTGATGCGCGAGCACGACGTGCCGCAGTTCACCGTGGACAGCCACCGCCCCGTCGGCGCGTTCGACGTCTTCGGGCTCAGCTTCTCCACCGAGCTGGGCTACACCAACATGCTCACCGCCCTGGACCTGGCGGGCATCCCGCTGGAGTCCAAGGACCGCACGGTGGACCACCCGATCGTCCTCGCGGGCGGCCACGCCGCGTTCAACCCCGAGCCGATCGCGGACTTCATCGACTGCGCGGTCGTCGGCGACGGCGAGCAGGCCGTCCTGGAGATCACCGAGATCATCCGCGCCTGGAAGGCCGAGGGCCGCCCTGGCGGGCGCGACGAGGTGCTCTTCCGGCTCTCGAAGACCGGCGGCGTCTACGTCCCGCGCTTCTACGACGTCGAGTACCTCCCCGACGGCCGCATCGGCCGCGTCGTGCCCAACCGGTCCGGCGTGCCGTGGCGGGTCTCCAAGCACACGGTGATGGACCTCGACGAGTGGCCCTACCCCAAGCAGCCCCTCGTCCCGCTCGCGGAGACCGTCCACGAGCGGATGTCCGTGGAGATCTTCCGCGGCTGCACCCGCGGCTGCCGCTTCTGCCAGGCCGGCATGATCACGCGCCCCGTGCGGGAGCGAAGCATCACCGGCATCGGCGAGATGGTCGACAAGGGACTCAAGGCGACCGGCTTCGAGGAGGTCGGCCTCCTCTCGCTCTCCTCCGCCGACCACAGCGAGATCGGTGACATCGCCAAGGGCCTCGCCGACCGCTACACCGACGACAAGATCGGCCTCTCGCTGCCCTCGACCCGCGTCGACGCGTTCAACGTGGACCTGGCCAACGAGCTGACCCGCAACGGGCGCCGCTCCGGCCTCACCTTCGCCCCCGAGGGCGGCTCCGAGCGCATGCGCAAGGTCATCAACAAGATGGTCTCGGAGGAGGACCTGATCCGCACGGTCGCCACCGCCTACGGCAACGGTTGGCGCCAGGTGAAGCTGTACTTCATGTGCGGCCTGCCCACCGAGACCGACGAGGACGTCCTCCAGATCGGCGACATGGCGGTCAACGTCATCGCCAAGGGCCGCGAGGTCTCCGGCCAGAACGACATCCGCTGCACCGTCTCCATCGGCGGGTTCGTGCCCAAGCCGCACACCCCCTTCCAGTGGGCCCCGCAGCTCAGCGCCGAGGACACCGACGCCCGGCTCAAGAAGCTCCGCGACAAGATCCGGGGCGACAAGAAGTACGGCCGCTCCATCGGCTTCCGCTACCACGACGGCAAGCCCGGCATCGTCGAGGGCCTCCTCTCGCGCGGCGACCGCCGCGTCGGCTCCGTCATCCGCGCGGTCTACGAGTCCGGCGGCCGCTTCGACGGCTGGCGCGAGCACTTCAGCTACGACCTCTGGATGAACTGCGCCGAGAAGACGCTCCCCGAGTTCGGTGTCGACGTCGACTGGTACACCACCCGCGAGCGCACCTACGAGGAGGTCCTGCCCTGGGACCACCTCGACTCCGGCCTGGACAAGGACTGGCTCTGGGAGGACTGGCAGGACGCGCTCGACGAGACCGAGGTCGAGGACTGCCGCTGGACCCCCTGCTTCGACTGCGGCGTCTGCCCGCAGCTCGACCTGGACATCCAGATCGGCCCCACCGGCAAGAAGCTCCTGCCGCTGAGCGTGGTGAACAAGTAG
- the rodA gene encoding rod shape-determining protein RodA, with amino-acid sequence MAGGFSVSRYAPDQGSWAKLTARDSLVRRLDWPLLGAALALSFLGSLLVWSATRNRDHLTQGDPYFFLLRHALNTGIGLALMIGTIWLGHRTLRGAVPVLYGISVLLVLAVLTPLGTTVNGAHAWIKLPAGFSIQPSEFTKITIILVMAMLLAARVDAGDQAHPDHRTVAKALGLAAVPMAIVMLMPDLGSVMVMAVIVLGVLLASGASNRWVFGLIGAGAGGAVAIWQLGLLDDYQIARFAAFANPALDPAGVGYNTNQARIAIGSGGLTGTGLFEGTQTTGQFVPEQQTDFVFTVAGEELGFLGAGLIIVLLGVVLWRACRIARETTELYGTVVAAGIIAWFAFQSFENIGMTLGIMPVAGLPLPFVSYGGSSMFAVWVAVGLLQSIRVQRPMSA; translated from the coding sequence ATGGCAGGTGGATTCTCCGTCTCCCGGTACGCCCCCGACCAGGGCTCCTGGGCCAAGCTGACGGCCCGCGACTCCCTCGTACGGCGGCTGGACTGGCCGCTGCTCGGGGCCGCGCTCGCGCTCTCGTTCCTCGGCTCGCTCCTGGTGTGGTCCGCGACCCGCAACCGCGACCACCTCACCCAGGGCGACCCGTACTTCTTCCTGCTGCGGCATGCCCTCAACACCGGCATCGGCCTCGCCCTGATGATCGGCACGATCTGGCTCGGCCACCGCACCCTGCGCGGGGCCGTCCCGGTCCTCTACGGCATCTCGGTGCTGCTGGTCCTCGCGGTCCTCACCCCCCTCGGCACCACGGTCAACGGTGCCCACGCCTGGATCAAGCTGCCCGCCGGCTTCTCGATCCAGCCCTCCGAGTTCACCAAGATCACCATCATTCTCGTGATGGCGATGCTGCTGGCCGCCCGCGTCGACGCGGGCGACCAGGCCCACCCCGACCACCGCACCGTGGCCAAGGCGCTGGGCCTCGCGGCGGTCCCGATGGCCATCGTCATGCTGATGCCGGACCTCGGCTCGGTGATGGTCATGGCCGTCATCGTCCTCGGCGTCCTGCTGGCCTCCGGCGCATCCAACCGCTGGGTCTTCGGCCTCATCGGCGCGGGCGCGGGCGGGGCCGTCGCCATCTGGCAGCTCGGTCTGCTCGACGACTACCAGATCGCCCGGTTCGCGGCCTTCGCCAACCCCGCGCTCGACCCGGCGGGTGTCGGCTACAACACCAACCAGGCCCGCATCGCGATCGGCTCCGGCGGGCTCACCGGCACCGGACTCTTCGAAGGCACCCAGACCACCGGTCAGTTCGTGCCCGAGCAGCAGACCGACTTCGTCTTCACCGTGGCCGGCGAGGAACTGGGCTTCCTCGGCGCGGGACTGATCATCGTGCTCCTGGGCGTCGTCCTGTGGCGCGCCTGCCGGATCGCCCGCGAGACCACCGAGCTGTACGGCACGGTCGTCGCCGCCGGGATCATCGCCTGGTTCGCCTTCCAGTCCTTCGAGAACATCGGCATGACGCTCGGCATCATGCCGGTCGCCGGACTGCCGCTGCCCTTCGTCTCCTACGGAGGATCCTCGATGTTCGCCGTCTGGGTGGCGGTCGGCCTGCTCCAGTCCATCAGGGTGCAACGGCCGATGTCCGCCTGA
- a CDS encoding CYTH and CHAD domain-containing protein: MADTKREIERKYEATEDTRLPDLTRAAGVDRVAPRGRMELDAVYWDTADLRLAADSLTLRRRTGGDDEGWHVKFPVALGVRDEIHEPLSDTLPPSLAALLRSRVRDAEIAPVVRLLSSRDVHHLLADDGTLLAEVSVDTVLAERLAGEGSGTSAAWTEIEVELADDGDPAVLDAVEKRLRKAGVRPAGSSSKLARALAETTPDRDGEEPGEDVPQTAGDHVLAYVRKQIATIVRLDPAVRRDLPDSVHKMRVATRRLRSAFKTHRKILDRGVTDPLGAELKWLAAELGLDRDQEVLDERIGSRVEALPATLALGPVRGRLRAWSAARRTGARRRIIDVLDGQRYLDLLEALHALSAEPPLRPAARKAAEKALPRAVLKDYEKLARRMDHALEHPPGPERDTAMHEARKAAKRARYAGESARPALGKPAERFAKRVKAVQSVLGDHQDSVVAREALRTLAIQSHAAGETAFTWGLLYGREEAAAEARERELPEVWARASAPGPRADLKGR; encoded by the coding sequence ATGGCGGACACCAAACGCGAGATCGAACGGAAGTACGAAGCCACCGAAGACACCCGGCTGCCCGACCTGACGCGGGCGGCCGGGGTCGACCGGGTCGCCCCGCGCGGCCGGATGGAGCTCGACGCCGTCTACTGGGACACCGCCGACCTCCGCCTCGCCGCCGACTCCCTCACCCTGCGCCGCAGGACCGGCGGGGACGACGAGGGCTGGCACGTGAAGTTCCCCGTCGCGCTCGGCGTCCGGGACGAGATCCACGAACCGCTCTCCGACACCCTGCCGCCCTCGCTGGCCGCTCTTCTGCGCTCCCGGGTCCGCGACGCGGAGATCGCCCCGGTCGTCCGGCTGCTCTCCTCGCGGGACGTCCACCACCTGCTGGCCGACGACGGCACGCTCCTGGCCGAGGTCAGCGTCGACACGGTGCTCGCGGAGCGGCTCGCGGGGGAGGGGAGCGGCACCAGCGCCGCCTGGACCGAGATCGAGGTCGAGCTGGCCGACGACGGCGACCCGGCCGTCCTGGACGCCGTCGAGAAGCGGCTCCGCAAGGCGGGAGTGCGCCCCGCGGGATCCTCCTCGAAGCTCGCCCGGGCGCTGGCGGAGACGACACCGGACCGGGACGGCGAGGAGCCCGGAGAGGACGTGCCGCAGACCGCGGGCGACCACGTCCTCGCCTACGTACGGAAGCAGATCGCCACGATCGTCCGCCTCGACCCCGCCGTCCGCCGCGACCTGCCCGACTCCGTGCACAAGATGCGCGTCGCCACCCGCCGGCTGCGCAGCGCCTTCAAGACCCACCGCAAGATCCTCGACCGCGGGGTCACCGACCCCCTCGGTGCGGAGCTCAAGTGGCTCGCCGCCGAACTGGGCCTCGACCGCGACCAGGAAGTCCTGGACGAGCGCATCGGCTCCCGCGTCGAGGCCCTGCCCGCCACCCTGGCCCTCGGCCCGGTACGCGGCCGGCTCCGCGCCTGGTCGGCCGCCCGCCGCACCGGAGCGCGCCGCAGGATCATCGACGTACTCGACGGGCAGCGGTATCTGGACCTCCTGGAGGCACTCCACGCCCTGAGCGCCGAGCCGCCCCTGCGCCCCGCCGCCCGCAAGGCAGCGGAGAAGGCCCTGCCCCGGGCCGTGCTCAAGGACTACGAGAAGCTCGCGCGCCGTATGGACCACGCCCTGGAGCACCCGCCGGGCCCCGAGCGGGACACCGCCATGCACGAGGCCCGCAAGGCCGCCAAGCGCGCCCGGTACGCGGGTGAGTCGGCCCGCCCCGCGCTCGGCAAGCCCGCCGAGCGGTTCGCGAAACGCGTGAAGGCCGTGCAGTCCGTCCTCGGCGACCACCAGGACAGCGTCGTCGCCCGCGAGGCGCTGCGGACCCTCGCGATCCAGTCGCACGCGGCGGGGGAGACCGCGTTCACCTGGGGACTTCTGTACGGGCGGGAGGAGGCTGCCGCCGAGGCCCGGGAGCGTGAGCTGCCCGAGGTCTGGGCCCGTGCGTCGGCTCCCGGACCGCGGGCGGATCTGAAGGGCCGGTGA